The Pseudomonas sp. DG56-2 genome contains a region encoding:
- the sucC gene encoding ADP-forming succinate--CoA ligase subunit beta — translation MNLHEYQGKQLFAEYGLPVSKGFAVDTPEAAAEACDKIGGTEWVVKAQVHAGGRGKAGGVKLVRSKEDAKAFAAQWLGKRLVTYQTDANGQPVTKILVESCTDIAKELYLGAVVDRSSRRIVFMASTEGGVDIEKVAHETPEKIIKATIDPLVGAQPFQGRELAFQLGLEGKQVAQFAKIFVGLAKLFKEHDLALLEVNPLVIKADGDLHCLDAKINIDANAMYRQPKLKTFHDPSQDDPREAHAASFELNYVALEGNIGCMVNGAGLAMGTMDIVNLHGGKPANFLDVGGGATKERVTEAFKIILSDSNVAAVLVNIFGGIVRCDMIAEGIIGAVKEVGVKVPVVVRLEGNNAELGAKVLAESGLNIIAATSLTDAAQQVVKAAEGK, via the coding sequence ATGAATCTTCACGAGTATCAGGGTAAGCAGCTGTTCGCTGAATACGGCCTGCCAGTTTCCAAGGGTTTCGCAGTCGACACCCCAGAAGCTGCCGCAGAAGCCTGCGACAAAATCGGTGGCACCGAGTGGGTTGTCAAAGCCCAGGTTCACGCCGGTGGTCGCGGTAAAGCGGGCGGCGTCAAGCTGGTTCGCAGCAAAGAAGACGCCAAGGCGTTCGCTGCGCAGTGGTTGGGCAAGCGTCTGGTAACCTACCAGACCGACGCCAACGGTCAGCCAGTGACCAAGATCCTGGTTGAATCCTGCACTGACATCGCCAAAGAGCTGTACCTGGGCGCTGTAGTAGATCGTTCGAGCCGTCGTATCGTATTCATGGCCTCCACCGAAGGTGGCGTGGATATCGAGAAAGTCGCTCACGAGACTCCTGAGAAGATCATCAAGGCTACTATCGATCCACTGGTTGGCGCTCAGCCATTCCAGGGTCGTGAACTGGCTTTCCAGCTGGGTCTGGAAGGCAAGCAAGTTGCACAGTTCGCCAAGATTTTCGTCGGCCTGGCCAAGCTGTTCAAAGAGCACGACCTGGCCCTGCTGGAAGTAAACCCGCTGGTCATCAAGGCCGACGGCGACCTGCACTGCCTCGATGCCAAGATCAACATCGACGCAAACGCCATGTACCGTCAGCCTAAGCTGAAAACCTTCCACGACCCGTCGCAAGACGATCCTCGTGAAGCTCACGCAGCCAGCTTCGAGCTGAACTACGTGGCCCTGGAAGGCAACATCGGCTGCATGGTCAACGGTGCTGGCCTGGCCATGGGTACCATGGACATCGTCAACCTGCACGGCGGCAAGCCAGCCAACTTCCTCGACGTAGGTGGTGGTGCTACCAAAGAGCGCGTTACCGAAGCCTTCAAGATCATTCTGTCCGACAGCAATGTCGCGGCCGTACTGGTCAACATCTTCGGCGGCATCGTTCGCTGCGACATGATTGCCGAAGGCATCATTGGCGCTGTGAAAGAAGTCGGCGTTAAGGTACCGGTTGTTGTTCGCCTGGAAGGCAACAACGCTGAACTGGGTGCTAAAGTACTGGCAGAAAGCGGTTTGAACATCATTGCTGCAACCAGCCTGACCGACGCTGCTCAACAAGTTGTCAAAGCTGCGGAGGGCAAGTAA
- the lpdA gene encoding dihydrolipoyl dehydrogenase, with protein sequence MTQKFDVVVIGAGPGGYVAAIKAAQLGLSTACIEKYTDGEGKLALGGTCLNVGCIPSKALLDSSWKYKEAKESFNVHGISTGEVKMDVAAMVGRKAGIVKNLTGGVATLFKANGVTSIQGHGKLLAGKKVEVTKADGTTEIIEAENVILASGSRPIDIPPAPVDQNVIVDSTGALEFQAVPKRLGVIGAGVIGLELGSVWARLGAEVTVLEALDTFLMAADAAVSKEALKTLTKQGLDIKLGARVTGSKVNGEEVEVTYTDANGEQKITFDKLIVAVGRRPVTTDLLAADSGVTIDERGFVFVDDHCATSVPGVFAIGDVVRGMMLAHKASEEGIMVVERIKGHKAQMNYDLIPSVIYTHPEIAWVGKTEQSLKAEGVEVNVGTFPFAASGRAMAANDTGGFVKVIADAKTDRVLGVHVIGPSAAELVQQGAIAMEFGTSAEDLGMMVFSHPTLSEALHEAALAVNGGAIHVANRKKR encoded by the coding sequence ATGACGCAAAAATTTGACGTTGTGGTGATTGGTGCAGGTCCTGGCGGCTACGTAGCTGCCATCAAGGCTGCGCAACTCGGTCTTAGCACTGCCTGTATCGAGAAGTACACTGACGGTGAGGGTAAACTGGCCCTCGGCGGCACCTGCTTGAACGTGGGTTGCATTCCGTCCAAGGCGCTGCTGGACAGCTCCTGGAAGTACAAGGAAGCCAAAGAAAGCTTCAACGTCCACGGCATCTCCACTGGCGAAGTCAAAATGGACGTCGCTGCGATGGTTGGCCGTAAAGCTGGCATCGTCAAGAACCTGACCGGCGGTGTTGCCACCCTGTTCAAGGCTAACGGCGTTACTTCGATCCAAGGTCACGGCAAGCTGCTGGCTGGCAAGAAAGTCGAAGTCACCAAGGCTGACGGTACCACTGAAATCATCGAAGCCGAAAACGTGATCCTGGCTTCCGGCTCGCGTCCGATCGACATTCCGCCGGCGCCGGTCGACCAGAACGTCATCGTCGACTCCACTGGTGCCCTGGAGTTCCAAGCCGTACCTAAGCGTCTGGGCGTTATCGGTGCCGGTGTTATTGGTCTGGAGCTGGGTTCGGTCTGGGCTCGCCTGGGTGCAGAAGTGACTGTTCTGGAAGCACTGGATACCTTCCTGATGGCTGCTGATGCTGCCGTTTCCAAGGAAGCCCTGAAAACCCTGACCAAGCAAGGTCTGGACATCAAGCTGGGCGCTCGCGTTACCGGCTCCAAGGTCAACGGCGAAGAAGTCGAAGTGACCTACACCGATGCCAACGGCGAGCAGAAGATCACCTTTGACAAGCTGATCGTTGCAGTCGGCCGTCGTCCGGTGACCACCGATCTGCTGGCAGCTGACAGCGGCGTAACCATCGATGAGCGTGGTTTCGTTTTCGTTGATGATCATTGCGCGACCAGCGTACCGGGCGTTTTCGCCATCGGCGACGTCGTTCGTGGCATGATGCTGGCCCATAAAGCCTCGGAAGAGGGCATCATGGTTGTCGAGCGCATCAAGGGCCACAAAGCCCAGATGAACTACGACCTGATTCCATCGGTTATCTACACTCACCCGGAAATCGCGTGGGTAGGTAAAACCGAACAGTCCTTGAAGGCTGAAGGCGTTGAGGTTAACGTGGGCACCTTCCCGTTCGCGGCCAGCGGCCGTGCGATGGCTGCCAACGATACCGGTGGTTTCGTCAAGGTTATCGCCGATGCCAAGACCGACCGCGTTTTGGGTGTACATGTAATTGGCCCATCGGCTGCCGAACTTGTGCAGCAGGGTGCAATCGCAATGGAATTCGGCACCAGCGCCGAAGACCTGGGCATGATGGTTTTCTCCCATCCGACCCTGTCCGAAGCGCTGCATGAAGCCGCACTGGCAGTGAATGGCGGTGCCATTCACGTAGCCAACCGTAAGAAGCGTTAA
- the odhB gene encoding 2-oxoglutarate dehydrogenase complex dihydrolipoyllysine-residue succinyltransferase: MAIEIKAPTFPESVADGTVATWHKQPGEAVKRDELIVDIETDKVVLEVLATADGVLGAIVKGEGETVLSDEVLGSIEEGGVATAAPAAAAAPAQAAAAPAAASDEDAIGAPAARKLAEENGIALNSVKGTGKDGRITKEDVVAAIEAKKNAPAAAPAAKPAAAAAAPIVATGDRTEKRVPMTRVRATVAKRLVEAQSNMAMLTTFNEVDMTEVMALRSKYKDLFEKTHNGVRLGFMSFFVKAATEALKRFPAVNASIDGSDIVYHGYADIGVAVSSDRGLVVPVLRNAELMSLAEIENGIATFGKKARDGKLSIDEMTGGTFTITNGGTFGSMMSTPIVNPPQAAILGMHNIIQRPMAVNGQVVIRPMMYLALSYDHRLIDGKEAVTFLVTIKNLLEDPARLLLDI; the protein is encoded by the coding sequence ATGGCTATCGAGATCAAAGCCCCTACTTTCCCGGAATCGGTTGCCGATGGCACCGTTGCCACTTGGCACAAACAACCGGGTGAAGCCGTCAAGCGTGACGAGCTGATCGTCGACATCGAGACCGACAAAGTCGTTCTGGAAGTCCTGGCTACTGCCGACGGCGTATTGGGCGCTATCGTCAAGGGCGAAGGCGAAACCGTCCTGTCCGACGAAGTCCTGGGTTCGATCGAAGAAGGTGGTGTCGCTACCGCTGCTCCAGCCGCTGCCGCTGCACCTGCACAGGCTGCTGCTGCTCCTGCCGCTGCGTCGGACGAAGACGCCATCGGCGCTCCCGCTGCTCGCAAGCTGGCCGAAGAAAACGGCATCGCGCTGAACAGCGTCAAGGGCACCGGTAAAGACGGTCGCATCACCAAGGAAGACGTGGTCGCTGCCATCGAAGCGAAGAAAAACGCTCCGGCTGCCGCGCCTGCCGCCAAGCCTGCCGCTGCCGCCGCCGCGCCGATCGTTGCTACTGGCGATCGCACCGAGAAGCGCGTGCCGATGACCCGTGTACGTGCAACCGTGGCCAAGCGCCTGGTTGAAGCACAGTCGAACATGGCCATGCTGACCACCTTCAACGAAGTCGACATGACCGAAGTCATGGCCCTGCGTTCGAAGTACAAGGACCTGTTCGAGAAGACCCACAACGGCGTCCGCCTGGGCTTCATGTCGTTCTTCGTCAAGGCTGCTACCGAAGCACTGAAGCGCTTCCCGGCTGTCAACGCCTCGATCGACGGTTCCGACATCGTCTACCACGGTTATGCGGATATCGGCGTTGCCGTTTCCAGCGACCGTGGCCTGGTGGTACCGGTTCTGCGTAACGCCGAGCTGATGAGCCTGGCTGAAATCGAAAACGGCATCGCCACCTTCGGCAAGAAGGCGCGTGACGGTAAGCTGTCGATCGACGAAATGACCGGTGGTACTTTCACCATCACCAATGGTGGTACCTTCGGTTCGATGATGTCGACTCCGATCGTCAACCCGCCACAGGCTGCTATCCTGGGCATGCACAACATCATCCAGCGTCCTATGGCCGTTAACGGTCAGGTCGTTATCCGTCCGATGATGTATCTGGCACTGTCCTACGATCACCGCCTGATCGACGGTAAAGAGGCAGTGACCTTCCTGGTGACCATCAAGAACTTGCTGGAAGACCCAGCTCGTCTGCTGCTGGATATCTGA
- a CDS encoding 2-oxoglutarate dehydrogenase E1 component yields MQESVMQRMWESAHLSGGNAAYVEELYELYLHDPNAVPEEWRTYFQKLPAEGSTATDVSHSTIRDHFVLLAKNQRRAQPVSAGSVSSEHEKKQVEVLRLIQAYRMRGHQAAKLDPLGLWQRPAPVDLSINHYGLTNADLDTTFRAGDLFIGKEEASLREIFDALQQTYCRTIGAEFTHIVDSEQRSWFQQRLESVRGRPAVSADVQSHLLERVTAAEGLEKYLGTKYPGTKRFGLEGGESLIPMLDELIQRSGSYGTKEVVIGMAHRGRLNVLVNTFGKNPRDLFDEFEGKKKVELGSGDVKYHQGFSSNVMTAGGEVHLAMAFNPSHLEIVSPVVEGSVRARQDRRNDSVGDKVLPISIHGDAAFAGQGVVMETFQMSQTRGFKTGGTVHIVINNQVGFTISNPLDSRSTEYATDVAKMIQAPILHVNGDDPEAVLFVTQLAVDYRMQFKRDVVIDLVCYRRRGHNEADEPNGTQPLMYQQIAKQRTTRELYAEALTQSGRLDAERVQAKVDEYRNALDNGLHVVKSLVKEPNKELFVDWRPYLGHAWTARHDTRFDLKTLQELSAKLLELPEGFVVQRQVSKIYEDRQKMQAGGLPINWGYAETMAYATLAFEGHPIRMTGQDIGRGTFSHRHAVLHNQKDASTYIPLQNLYKGQPRFDLYDSFLSEEAVLAFEYGYSTTQPNALVIWEAQFGDFANGAQVVVDQFITSGEHKWGRLCGLTMLLPHGYEGQGPEHSSARLERYLQLCAEHNVQVCVPTTPAQIYHLLRRQVIRPLRKPLIVLTPKSLLRHKLAISTLEDLAEGSFQTVIPEIDTLDPKNVTRLILCSGKVYYDLLEKRRAEGREDIAIVRIEQLYPFPEDDLVEILAPYTNLKDVVWCQEEPMNQGAWYSSQHHMRRILTRHNKELVLEYAGRDASAAPACGYASMHAEQQEKLLQDAFTV; encoded by the coding sequence ATGCAAGAAAGCGTGATGCAGCGCATGTGGGAAAGCGCCCACCTTTCAGGTGGTAACGCTGCATATGTGGAAGAGCTCTACGAGCTTTACCTGCACGACCCTAACGCTGTGCCAGAAGAGTGGCGCACTTACTTCCAGAAGTTGCCCGCCGAAGGCAGCACCGCTACCGATGTATCGCACTCGACAATCCGCGACCATTTCGTACTGCTGGCAAAGAACCAGCGCCGCGCCCAACCGGTTTCCGCCGGAAGCGTGAGCAGTGAACACGAGAAGAAGCAGGTTGAAGTACTGCGACTGATCCAGGCCTACCGTATGCGCGGCCACCAGGCTGCCAAGCTCGACCCCCTGGGGTTGTGGCAGCGCCCTGCGCCAGTAGACCTGTCGATCAATCACTACGGCTTGACCAATGCCGATCTTGATACGACCTTCCGTGCCGGCGACCTGTTCATCGGCAAAGAGGAAGCGAGCCTACGCGAAATCTTCGACGCTTTGCAGCAGACATATTGCCGCACCATTGGCGCCGAGTTTACCCACATCGTCGACTCCGAGCAGCGCAGCTGGTTCCAGCAGCGTCTGGAGAGCGTTCGTGGTCGCCCGGCAGTCTCTGCAGATGTCCAGAGTCACCTGCTTGAGCGCGTGACGGCAGCAGAAGGCCTGGAGAAATACCTGGGCACCAAGTACCCGGGCACCAAGCGGTTCGGTCTGGAAGGTGGTGAAAGCCTCATTCCAATGCTGGACGAGTTGATTCAGCGCTCCGGCTCTTACGGTACTAAAGAAGTTGTTATCGGCATGGCCCACCGCGGTCGTCTGAACGTGCTGGTAAACACCTTCGGCAAGAACCCGCGTGACTTGTTCGACGAGTTCGAAGGCAAGAAAAAGGTCGAGTTGGGTTCCGGTGACGTTAAATACCACCAGGGCTTCTCTTCCAACGTAATGACCGCCGGTGGTGAAGTTCACCTGGCCATGGCGTTCAACCCTTCGCACCTGGAGATCGTCTCGCCAGTGGTTGAAGGCTCGGTGCGCGCCCGTCAAGACCGTCGTAACGACAGTGTTGGCGACAAGGTATTGCCGATCTCCATCCACGGTGATGCGGCATTCGCCGGTCAGGGCGTGGTCATGGAAACCTTCCAAATGTCGCAGACCCGCGGTTTCAAGACCGGCGGTACTGTGCACATCGTGATCAACAACCAGGTTGGTTTCACCATCAGCAACCCGCTGGACTCGCGTTCCACCGAGTACGCCACCGACGTTGCCAAGATGATTCAGGCGCCGATCCTGCACGTCAACGGTGATGACCCGGAAGCAGTGCTGTTCGTGACCCAACTGGCTGTCGACTACCGCATGCAGTTCAAGCGTGACGTGGTTATCGACCTGGTCTGCTACCGTCGTCGCGGCCACAACGAGGCGGACGAGCCCAATGGCACCCAGCCGCTGATGTACCAGCAGATCGCCAAGCAGCGCACGACTCGCGAGTTGTATGCCGAGGCCCTGACCCAGTCGGGTCGTCTGGACGCTGAGCGCGTTCAGGCCAAGGTCGACGAGTACCGCAATGCGCTGGACAACGGTCTGCATGTCGTGAAAAGTCTGGTCAAAGAGCCGAACAAAGAGCTGTTCGTTGACTGGCGTCCGTATCTGGGCCACGCCTGGACTGCGCGTCACGACACTCGCTTCGACCTGAAGACCCTGCAAGAACTGTCGGCCAAGCTGCTGGAGCTGCCAGAAGGCTTCGTGGTACAGCGTCAGGTTTCGAAGATCTACGAAGATCGCCAGAAGATGCAGGCCGGTGGCTTGCCAATCAACTGGGGCTACGCCGAAACCATGGCTTACGCCACCCTGGCATTCGAAGGTCACCCGATTCGCATGACGGGCCAGGATATCGGTCGCGGCACCTTCTCTCACCGCCACGCGGTGTTGCACAACCAGAAGGACGCCAGCACTTATATCCCGCTGCAGAACCTGTACAAAGGCCAGCCACGATTCGACCTGTACGACTCGTTCCTGTCCGAAGAAGCGGTTCTGGCTTTCGAATACGGTTACTCGACTACCCAGCCAAATGCGCTGGTTATCTGGGAAGCTCAGTTTGGCGACTTCGCCAACGGTGCCCAAGTAGTTGTCGACCAGTTCATCACCAGTGGCGAGCACAAGTGGGGCCGTCTGTGCGGTCTGACCATGCTGCTGCCTCACGGTTATGAAGGGCAGGGGCCAGAGCACTCCTCGGCACGTCTGGAGCGTTACCTGCAGCTGTGCGCTGAGCACAACGTTCAGGTTTGCGTACCGACTACGCCGGCTCAGATCTACCACCTGCTGCGTCGTCAGGTTATTCGTCCGCTGCGCAAGCCGCTGATCGTTCTGACACCAAAGTCGCTGTTGCGCCACAAGCTGGCCATCTCGACGCTGGAAGATCTCGCCGAAGGCTCGTTCCAGACTGTGATCCCGGAAATCGATACCCTCGATCCGAAAAACGTCACTCGCCTGATCCTGTGCAGCGGCAAGGTCTATTACGATCTGCTGGAAAAACGTCGCGCCGAAGGCCGTGAAGACATCGCTATCGTGCGTATCGAGCAACTGTATCCGTTCCCTGAGGACGATCTGGTCGAGATCCTCGCGCCGTACACCAATCTCAAGGATGTGGTGTGGTGCCAGGAAGAGCCGATGAACCAGGGCGCTTGGTACAGCAGCCAGCACCACATGCGTCGTATCCTGACCCGCCACAATAAAGAGCTGGTTCTGGAATACGCCGGTCGTGATGCTTCGGCAGCGCCTGCTTGTGGTTACGCTTCGATGCACGCCGAGCAGCAGGAAAAACTGCTGCAAGATGCCTTCACTGTTTAA
- a CDS encoding succinate dehydrogenase iron-sulfur subunit, which translates to MLQVEVYRYNPDTDSAPKMQTFQVDTGGKDLMVLDVLALIKEQDEGFSYRRSCREGVCGSDGMNINGKNGLACITPLSAVVKRNKLIIRPLPGLPVIRDLVVDMSIFYKQYEKVKPFLQNDTPAPAIERLQSPEEREKLDGLYECILCACCSTSCPSFWWNPDKFLGPAALLQAYRFLADSRDTKTQERLASLDDPFSVFRCRGIMNCVNVCPKGLNPTKAIGHVRNMLLQSGT; encoded by the coding sequence ATGTTGCAAGTCGAAGTCTATCGTTACAACCCCGATACCGACTCTGCGCCGAAAATGCAGACGTTCCAGGTCGATACCGGTGGCAAAGACCTGATGGTGCTGGATGTCTTGGCACTGATCAAAGAACAGGATGAAGGTTTCTCGTATCGTCGTTCTTGCCGCGAAGGTGTTTGCGGCTCCGACGGCATGAACATCAACGGCAAGAATGGTCTGGCCTGCATCACGCCGCTGTCGGCAGTGGTCAAGCGCAACAAGCTGATCATCCGTCCGCTGCCTGGATTGCCAGTCATTCGTGACCTGGTCGTTGATATGAGCATCTTCTACAAGCAGTACGAGAAGGTGAAGCCATTCCTGCAGAACGACACGCCGGCTCCGGCCATCGAGCGTCTGCAGTCGCCGGAAGAGCGTGAAAAGCTGGACGGTCTGTACGAGTGCATCTTGTGCGCTTGCTGCTCGACTTCCTGCCCATCGTTCTGGTGGAACCCTGACAAGTTCCTCGGTCCAGCTGCACTGTTGCAGGCTTATCGTTTCCTGGCCGACAGCCGTGACACCAAGACCCAGGAACGTCTGGCTTCTCTGGACGATCCGTTCAGCGTATTCCGTTGCCGCGGAATCATGAACTGCGTAAACGTTTGCCCTAAAGGTTTGAACCCGACCAAGGCAATCGGTCACGTACGTAACATGTTGCTGCAAAGCGGTACCTGA